In Flavobacteriales bacterium, the genomic stretch AGAAAAGCAATATATTTCCATAGGAGAAGAATTAGAGATGTTAAGGTTATACATGAACCTCGAGAAAATGCGTTTTGAAGATGGGTTTGATTATGAAATAATTGTTGATGAAGCTATTGATGAAGATTATGATGAAATCCCATCAATGTTGATCCAACCTTATGTAGAAAATGCGATATGGCATGGACTAATGAATAAAGGGACAAAAGGAAAGATAAGAATAGGTATAGCCTTAAGAGAAAAAACATTGTATTGTACAATAGACGATAATGGAGTTGGTCGAGCAGCCGCAGCAAAGTTAAAAGCTCGTCGTAAGATAAAAAGTAAATCAGTAGGGATGCGAATTACCAAAGATCGTTTGAATATCTTAAACGAAGATTCTAATATAAATGTTATTATTGAAGATAAAAAAGATGAAAAGGGCCAAGCTACTGGAACTAAAGTAGAAATTCGAGTAGGTTATACCAATTAAAAATGATAAAATATCTCAGCTCCATATTGTTAGTCTGTTTTTCTTTGTTTAGCCTTGGACAAGAAGAGGGTTTATACCGCAACTATACGGTAGAAGATGGTTTGCCAAGCTCAGAAGTTTATTTTTCTTTTC encodes the following:
- a CDS encoding sensor histidine kinase — encoded protein: EKQYISIGEELEMLRLYMNLEKMRFEDGFDYEIIVDEAIDEDYDEIPSMLIQPYVENAIWHGLMNKGTKGKIRIGIALREKTLYCTIDDNGVGRAAAAKLKARRKIKSKSVGMRITKDRLNILNEDSNINVIIEDKKDEKGQATGTKVEIRVGYTN